CAGCGTACACCAGTCTGGCAGCGCAGCGTGGTGTTACCGTCAAGGATGTGGCTGCGGCAGTCGGTTGCACCACGTTGAAAAAGCGTGGTGCAGAGTTGCCGGCATATTGCGCGAACTGAATTGGTCACGGGGATGAAAGTCTGGCCCTGTGTCGGATAGGGTATCGGTAATCGTCCTTTAAACCTCAGCCTTATCGCAGGCCGTTGCTGCACTGCGGTTGACTTGAAGCGGTCGCTTTCCTAAACGCGCCTCCAAGCCGCCGCAGCATCAGTTGCAGACGGTTTTTTCGCATACACGGGGCATTTCTTGGCTGACGACCGCAATACAGAAAACGACTCGCTCGCCGCTCGCATTGCTGCAGTGAAGGCCGAGTCCGTTCGTCCGTCGACGGCCGACAGCAAGGCCGAAGGTCGTGGCTGGGCAATCGGTGCTGAGTTCGTTGTCACGATACTGGTCACGACGTTCATCGGTTATCTGATCGATGGCTATTTCCAGACTCGTCCGTGGGTGATGATTATTTTCCTGTTGCTCGGCTTCGCCGCCGGCACCCGTCGCGCCATGCAGACGTCGAAGCAATTCGACGCCGATCCGAAAGATTAAAGAACGCCG
This genomic stretch from Sphingomonas paeninsulae harbors:
- a CDS encoding AtpZ/AtpI family protein, producing MADDRNTENDSLAARIAAVKAESVRPSTADSKAEGRGWAIGAEFVVTILVTTFIGYLIDGYFQTRPWVMIIFLLLGFAAGTRRAMQTSKQFDADPKD